Part of the Streptococcus ilei genome is shown below.
TTCAAAACGCAAACGATCGTAATAAGGGAAGACCATTTGCAAAAGACCGAATCCTAAAAGCATACTTCCTGTCACGTCAGTCGGGTAATGAACCCCAACATAGACACGCGAAAGGACGATGGTCACCATACAAAGGAAGAGGGCAAACTGAACGAGAACTTTTCCGACTTGAGAGGTCATCCGTTGCCCCACCACAATCATCAAACTACCGAAAACGAGGGTGGCAGCTAAAGAGTGACCACTTGGAAAAGAATAGCCCCCTTCTTGGACCAAGTGTTGAAGAGCTGGCCGTGGACGCAGATAAATATGCTTCAGAATCACAACCACTAATCCAGTTGTAACTAAACTTCCTGTGAGGAGGAGGGCCTCCGTATACCATTTCTTCCAGACAAAGAAGAGGACGATGACGCCAACCCAAAATGTGACAACTGGTGTGTTCATCAGCACTGTTACACGGGTAAAGAAGGCCGTCAGA
Proteins encoded:
- a CDS encoding phosphatase PAP2 family protein; this translates as MKNKQSHFLKGSFALLLFMILGYVVKFYPENLVGIDQPIQSAIRGDLPAYLTAFFTRVTVLMNTPVVTFWVGVIVLFFVWKKWYTEALLLTGSLVTTGLVVVILKHIYLRPRPALQHLVQEGGYSFPSGHSLAATLVFGSLMIVVGQRMTSQVGKVLVQFALFLCMVTIVLSRVYVGVHYPTDVTGSMLLGFGLLQMVFPYYDRLRFEWRFKSKQK